In Bacillus cereus ATCC 14579, a single window of DNA contains:
- a CDS encoding thymidylate synthase yields MKHAENEYLNLCRHVMEHGTKKEDRTGTGTVSVFGYQMRFDLSKGFPLLTTKRVPFRLVASELLWFMKGDTNIRYLLQHNNNIWNEWAFKSWVESDEYTGPDMTDFGLRSQQDEEFKVQYDEQMELFKKNVLEDDEFSNKYGYLGDVYGKQWRAWKTTAGETLDQLKDVIEMIKKTPDSRRLIVSAWNPEDVPSMALPPCHTLFQFYVADGKLSCQLYQRSGDIFLGIPFNIASYSLLTHLIAHECGLEVGEFVHTIGDAHIYTNHFEQVEKQLAREPRPFPKLTLNPDVKSVFDFEMEDLTIEGYDPHPAIKAPVAV; encoded by the coding sequence ATGAAACATGCTGAAAATGAATACTTAAATTTATGCCGCCATGTAATGGAACATGGTACGAAGAAAGAAGACCGTACAGGGACAGGCACTGTATCTGTATTTGGATATCAAATGCGTTTTGATCTAAGTAAAGGTTTTCCTTTATTAACAACAAAGAGAGTACCGTTTCGCCTTGTAGCAAGTGAACTGCTTTGGTTTATGAAAGGTGATACAAATATTCGCTATTTATTGCAGCATAATAATAACATTTGGAATGAATGGGCTTTTAAGAGCTGGGTAGAAAGTGATGAGTATACTGGCCCTGACATGACTGATTTTGGTCTTCGCTCACAACAAGATGAAGAATTTAAAGTACAGTACGACGAGCAAATGGAATTGTTTAAAAAGAACGTTTTAGAAGATGATGAGTTCTCAAATAAATATGGTTATTTAGGAGACGTTTACGGTAAACAGTGGCGTGCTTGGAAAACGACAGCTGGTGAGACACTTGATCAATTAAAAGATGTAATTGAAATGATTAAAAAAACACCAGACTCACGTCGTTTAATCGTTTCTGCCTGGAATCCAGAAGATGTACCAAGTATGGCCTTACCGCCTTGTCATACGCTATTCCAGTTTTATGTAGCAGATGGAAAGCTTTCTTGTCAGTTATATCAAAGAAGTGGTGACATATTCCTTGGGATTCCATTTAACATTGCAAGTTACTCACTACTAACACATTTAATTGCACATGAATGCGGACTTGAAGTGGGAGAATTTGTTCATACAATTGGTGATGCACACATTTATACAAATCATTTTGAACAAGTAGAAAAGCAATTGGCACGTGAACCACGTCCATTCCCGAAACTTACATTAAATCCAGATGTGAAATCTGTTTTCGATTTTGAAATGGAAGATTTAACGATTGAAGGATACGATCCGCATCCAGCAATTAAAGCACCGGTTGCAGTATAA